In a genomic window of Equus przewalskii isolate Varuska chromosome 4, EquPr2, whole genome shotgun sequence:
- the PIP gene encoding prolactin-inducible protein encodes MRSFQLLFRASPAALILVLCLQLGINKAQEYTRRAIIMDLQTPQTTTADEEVTVKLRVETELRECMVIKSYLLSDVPIDGAFNYKFTSCLCENYPRTFFWDFQTNSTVRIAAVVDVIREQNICPEDLAVIPMTANRFHILRTLNKV; translated from the exons ATGCGCTCTTTCCAGCTCCTGTTCCGGGCCAGCCCTGCCGCCCTGATCCTGGTTCTCTGTCTGCAGCTGGGGAtcaacaaagctcaagaatacaC TCGAAGGGCGATAATAATGGACTTGCAGACACCTCAAACTACAACAGCAGATGAAGAGGTCACTGTGAAGCTTAGAGTTGAGACAGAGTTGAGAGAATGTATGGTG attAAATCCTATCTCCTAAGCGACGTTCCAATCGATGGTGCTTTTAACTATAAATTCACCAGCTGCCTCTGTGAAAATTACCCAAGAACCTTCTTCTGGGACTTTCAGACCAACA GCACTGTAAGAATAGCAGCAGTGGTTGACGTTATTCGTGAACAAAATATCTGCCCGGAAGATCTAGCAGTGATACCCATGACTGCAAACCGTTTTCACATCTTGAGGACCCTAAATAAAGTCTGA